The Deinococcus multiflagellatus genome includes a region encoding these proteins:
- a CDS encoding LysM peptidoglycan-binding domain-containing protein codes for MRRLLSLLVLVAASAALGATVPTVKVQKGDTLFRIATRHGLSVAQLRAYNGLQGDTIRAGQVLRLAGGPARPVAAPPRTYTVKAGDTLSRIAARTGTTVTALQAANRLQGTVIAAGQRLVLPAPGTAARPPAPRPTTEVRTVYRYVWVGVRDTPQTLAARYRLSVDALRRLNGMTTARAIVPGKKVLVPMRLPVPIPPRPQRPPVTFKRLSPLNVPVQIATVDLRWRHVLVAPVLPSGRLTFGSGARVSELARRSGARLVINGSYFHPQSYAPAGDIVTQGRLLTWGRIPQALTITPDNRAAFRVSAVAALGRPLDTTWAGLETVVATGPRILSGGRVVTRYSSVFRDPALFGRAARSAVGLIGNRDLVFVSTHARVTTTEMGKIMTRLGVRDALLLDGGSSAGMAWNGRAVLDSVRRVSYGIGVFTDYAGRRYAK; via the coding sequence ATGCGGCGACTGCTTTCCCTGCTTGTGTTGGTGGCCGCCAGTGCGGCTCTGGGGGCCACCGTGCCCACGGTCAAGGTTCAGAAGGGCGACACCCTGTTCCGCATCGCCACGCGCCACGGCCTCAGTGTGGCGCAGCTGCGAGCCTACAACGGCCTGCAGGGCGACACCATCCGCGCTGGGCAGGTGCTGCGGCTGGCCGGGGGACCGGCGCGCCCCGTGGCCGCCCCGCCGCGCACCTACACGGTGAAGGCGGGCGATACCCTCAGCCGCATCGCGGCGCGCACGGGAACCACGGTGACCGCGCTGCAGGCCGCCAACCGCCTGCAGGGCACCGTGATCGCGGCCGGGCAGCGGCTGGTGCTGCCCGCGCCCGGCACGGCGGCCCGCCCGCCCGCGCCACGCCCCACCACCGAGGTGCGCACCGTCTACCGCTACGTTTGGGTGGGCGTGCGCGACACGCCGCAGACCCTGGCCGCGCGCTACCGCCTGAGTGTGGACGCCCTGCGGCGCTTAAACGGCATGACCACCGCCCGCGCCATCGTGCCCGGCAAAAAGGTGCTGGTGCCCATGCGTCTGCCCGTGCCCATTCCGCCCCGCCCGCAGCGCCCGCCCGTGACCTTCAAGCGCCTGAGCCCCTTGAACGTGCCGGTGCAGATTGCCACCGTGGACCTGCGCTGGCGCCATGTGCTGGTGGCCCCGGTGCTGCCCTCGGGCCGCCTGACTTTCGGCTCGGGGGCGCGGGTGAGCGAACTGGCCCGGCGCAGCGGCGCGCGGCTGGTGATCAATGGGTCGTACTTTCATCCGCAGTCCTATGCCCCGGCCGGCGACATCGTGACCCAGGGGCGACTGCTCACCTGGGGCCGCATTCCCCAGGCCCTGACCATCACGCCGGACAACCGCGCCGCGTTCCGGGTGAGTGCGGTCGCTGCCCTGGGCCGCCCGCTGGACACCACCTGGGCGGGCCTGGAAACGGTGGTGGCGACCGGGCCGCGCATTCTCAGCGGGGGGCGGGTGGTCACGCGCTACAGCAGCGTGTTCCGCGACCCCGCCCTGTTTGGCCGCGCCGCCCGCAGCGCCGTGGGCCTGATTGGCAACCGCGACCTCGTGTTCGTCAGCACCCACGCCCGGGTCACCACCACCGAAATGGGCAAGATCATGACCCGCCTGGGCGTGCGCGACGCCCTGCTGCTGGACGGCGGCAGCAGCGCCGGGATGGCCTGGAACGGCCGCGCGGTGCTGGACAGCGTGCGCCGGGTCAGCTACGGCATCGGGGTGTTCACCGACTACGCCGGGCGGCGGTACGCGAAATAG